The nucleotide window AATTCGGTGAAGAGACGGCGGGCGTAACCTGGATGGCCGACGATGTTATCGTCGATAAAGGCGATGACCTCGCCTTCCAACTCCGCAACTTCCTGGATTACATCCTCCACCGGCCGGAAACGGAAGCTTTTACCGAAGAAGCGGCTGACGGTGCAGAAGGAGCAGGCAAAGGGGCAACCCCTGGTCGTTTGGACCGTATCGGGAACCAGATAGCGGTCGCGGTTTAAAAGGTCCCGCCGCGGGTGCACCATATGTTCTAAGGAAGGGCGTTCTTCCGGACGGTAAACGGGCTTTAGTTTCCCATCTTCTAAATCGCTTAGAAGCTGCTGCCACAACCCTTCAGCTTCGCCGACGACCACGGCGTCGGCGTGGGCGGAGGCTTCTTCCGGCAGGGCGGATGGGTGCATGCCGCCCAGGACCACCGTAGTACCCTTAGCCCGGAAGGCATCGGCTATTTCATAGGCCCGGGGAGCCAGGGCAGTCATGGCCGAAATGCCGACAAGATCGTACTTTGCATTATAATCAATATCGGTTAAACTTTCATCAAGGATAGTTACCTCATGCCGGGGCGGCGTCAGGGCCGCCAGGGTGATTAAGTTAAGGGGCGGGAAAATCGATTTCTCCTTTTCGCTTTCCCACAGGGGATCATGCCAGGCCGGAGCGATTAAAGCGATTTTCATTTTTAAACCTCCAATAAAAAGCATTTTAGCAATAATATGGCCCGCAATTTCAAGTATCATGTATACTTTCGCCAATACAATGACGAAATCCTGCAAAAATGGAAAGGAAGGGTAAAGTTGTGCCTTTTGGGTATAGATCTGGGCGGTACGACGATTAAAGCCGGACTTGTTGACTTGGAAGGACAATTATTGGTCAAGGCCCAGGTGCCGACGGGGGCCGGGGACGGGGCGGCGGCAGTTTTGGGGCGCATCGGCGCCCTTACCGACGAACTTTGCCGCCGTTTAGGTATCACCAGAAAAGATTTAAAAGGGATCGGCATCGGTGTGCCCGGTTCGGTGGAAGGGGAAAAAGGGCTGGTTCGCCTGGCACCCAACCTTTTCTGGCGCGATTTTCCCCTAGGGGAAGAGCTATCCGCCAGGCTGGGCTTACCGGTGGCCGTCGACAACGATGCCCATGTGGCCGCCCTGGGAGAGATGTGGCGGGGAGCGGGGCGCGGTTTGCAATCCCTGCTGATGATTACCGTTGGTACGGGCATCGGCTCGGCCCTGATTATTAACGGCTACGTCTGGCGCGGTTTCTTCGGCTACGGCGCCGAGATGGGGCACGTAAAAATGCTGCCGGACGGTCCTCTCTGCCATTGCGGCGGCAGGGGGTGTCTGGAAACCCTGGCTTCGGCAACGGCCATGGTGCGCCGGTTCCGTGAATACCTGGCCGCCGGTCGGATTTCACGACTTCAGGACGCGCCCGGGCTGGGTGCCCGGGAAATATTGGCAGCGGCAGCCGGCGGAGATGAACTCTGCCTTCAGGTGGTGGATGAGGCTGCCTCTTTCCTGGGCAGGGCCCTGGCCAATGCCGCCCTCATTGTCGGGCCGGAAGCTGTTATTATCGGCGGCGGACCGGTGCAGGCCGGTGAAGTTTTTTTGGCACCCGTACGCAGCTACCTGACGGAAGCCCTGGGCGCCTGGCAAATTAGACCACTGCCGGTTGTGGCGGCCGGCTTGAGAAATGATGCCGGCATAATCGGTGCCGCCCGTCTGGCTCTGCAATTAACGTGAAGAAAAAATATTTAAAGCGGGAGGAATTTGACATTGAATGTAGAATTAATACCATAACAATGGTAAGACCACAGACGTCGGATGGAATAGGTGATAAAAAATGATTGGGCAGGCTAAAAGTTGGGGTCGAATGACCGTAGAAGATAATGGAACGACGAGGAGGAAGGAATTGAACCTTATATAATGAATATGTTGTATAAGGCCTCAAGAATGCATTCACATACACAATTTAACATATAAAATAAAATGAAAGGAGGGGGTATAAAAGTTATAAATTAAAATGTTAATCATATTTTACCAAATATTAACTAAAAGGGGAGGAATGGGCATGTTTAAGAAATCCCGTCGCCTGTTGGCGGGGATGGTCCTGCTGACGGCAGGAATCCTATTTATGGTAACCGGGTGCGGCAAGTCGCAGACCCAGAAAACTGCCGACAAGTATCCGGAAAAACCGATTACCTATCTTATAACCTTCGATCCCGGCGGCCAGTCGGACCGGGAGGCGCGGCGGCAGCAACCTTTACTGGAGAAGATCCTGGGGCAAAAAATAATAATTGATTACAAAGTCGGCGGCGGCGGCGCCGTAGGCTGGAGCGAACTGGCCCGCTCGAAACCCGACGGCTATACTATTGCCGGCTTCAACCTGCCCCACATAATCCTGCAGCCCATGCAGCAGGAAACGGGTTACAAGACCGAACAGATCGTGCCGGTGGCCCTTTTCCAATCGACACCCCTGGGACTGGCGGTTTTGAAGGACAGCCCCTATAAGACCCTGGAGGACTTCCTCAATGCAGCGAAACAAAAGCCAGGTGAAATCTCCATCGGTGGTTCCGGTACCTTCTCCGGCCATCAAATGGCCACCCTGCGCTTGGAAAAGATGACGGGAACCAAATTTAAGTACGTACCCTTTACGGGTTCTGCCCCCCAGATGACGGCTTTCCTGGGCGGCCATGTTGATGCTGTTTTTGCCAACTCCGATGATCTGGTAAAGCAGAAAGATAAAATTCGCGTTCTGGCCTTTGCCAGCAATGAGCGTTTTGAAGCGTTTTCAGATGCCCCTACCTTTAAAGAAAAGGGTATCGACCTGGTGGAAACCATTGACCGGGGCGTTGCCGTACCGCCCGGAACACCGGATAACGTGATTAAAAAGTTAGAAGCCGCCTTCCTGGAAATTGCCAAGAATCCGGATATTCAGGCCCAAATGAAGAAAGAAGGCTTTGTGCCCATAGCCATGGGCCACGACGAGTGTAAGGCCTATATTGAAAAAATGACCGGTATTTATAAAGAAATTGTTGCCGGATTAAAAACTAACTGAAAAGCCGGGTGATCGTTTATGCGGACGCTACGGACGGCTGATATGGTTAGCGGCGTCCTGCTGGCAGCCATGGGCCTCTTGTCCGTTTTAGCTTCATTAAAAATCAAAGGGGTTACGGGGGAACATTTACACCCCCGTACCCTTCCTTATCTTTTAAGTTTGGTCGTTTTAATTACGGGCATTATCCTCTTTTTCAACGCCTGGCGGTACCGGGGCGAAGAGAGGATCGTTGACTGGCCGGACCGGGAAGGATGGAAGCGGATTGCCGTTTCCCTGATTGGCATAATAGTCTACATGCTTTTAATCGAGCCCCTGGGCTTTACGTTAAGCAGTTTTTTGTTCCTGTTTTTTTTAATCTGGTATCTGGGCCGGTATAATGTTCTGTTGATAATCCTTTTGGCCCTCGCCACTTCTGTAGTAATTTATTTCTTGTTTATCCAATTTCTTGGATTAACCTTCCCGGTGGGCCCCCTGGGCTGGTAGGAGGCGAAGACGGTGAGTTTTTCCTGGAGTTATTTACTAAACGGTTTTTCCCAGGCTTTTACGCCCATGAATATCCTTTATGCCTTCCTGGGCAGCATAGTCGGTACCCTAGTGGGCGTTCTTCCGGGTATCGGCCCTACTTCGGCCATTGCCATCCTTTTGCCTTTAACGACGATTTTACCCCCCATTCCGGCCATCATCATGATGGCAGCCATTTATTATGGAGCCATGTACGGCGGCTCGACGACGGCCATTGTAGTCAACATCCCCGGAGAGGCTTCGTCAGTACCGACGGCCATGGACGGTTACCAGCTGGCGCGGCAGGGCCGCGGCGGTCCGGCACTGGGTATAGCGGCTATATCATCATTTGTGGCCGGGACCTTAAGCCTGGTGGGCCTGACCTTCTTTGCCCCGCTGCTGGCCAATGTAGCCCTGGCCTTCGGTCCGCCGGAGTATTTTGCCTTAATGTTCATGGCCTTGAGTTTAGTAATCAGCCTTTCGGGCAAGGCCCTCTTAAAAGGCCTTATTGCCACGGCCCTGGGCCTTCTGGTAGCTATGATCGGCCTGGATCCCTTGACGGGTGAGGCCCGTTTGACCTTCGGTTCGGTTTCCCTGATGGCGGGTATTAACTTTATCAGCGTCATCATCGGCCTTTTTGCCATAGGGGAAGTACTGGTCAATATCGAGCGGGCGGTGGCGGCAATTTATGAAAACAAAATTCGTGACTGGCTCCCGACCCTCGAAGACTTGAAACACAGCTGGGGGGCCATGTGGCGTTCTTCGATAATCGGCTTTTTCCTGGGGCTTTTACCGGGTTGCAGCCCGGCGGTAACCACTTTTATCGCCTATGATGCCGAAAAGAAGATTTCCAAGCGCTCCCATCTTTTCGGCCATGGCGCCATTGAAGGGGTGGCGGCGGCCGAGGGTGCAAATAACGCTACCTGCAGCGGCGGTTTTGTGCCTTTATTTTCCTTCGGCATTCCTTCCGGGCCGGCCCTGGCCGTCCTCCTGGGTGGGTTCATGATGTACGGTCTCCAGCCCGGTCCCATGCTCTTTAAGGAAAATCCGGATTTAGTGTGGACGGTCATTGCTAGTATGTATTTGGGTAATCTAATACTGCTCATTTTAAATCTCCCTCTGGTGGGACTCTGGGCGCGAATAGCTCTAATACCTTTCCCCATATTAGGTCCCATGATCATTTTGTTCTCGGTCATCGGCGCCTACAGCGTCCGTTTCCTGATGTTCGACGTATGGGTGGCCCTGCTTTTTGGAATTCTTGGCTATTTGATGCGTAAATTGGGCTTCCCCTTGGCGCCCATGGTCTTGGCTACCGTCCTGGCCCAGATGCTGGAGACTTCCTTAAAGCAGTCCCTGGTGCTTTCTAGCGGTTCGCCTTTGATTTTCTTTACGCGGCCCATTGCGGCGGCCTTTATGTTCCTGGCTATAATCATGATTGTATGGGGATTGTGGCTGCAGTTCAGCGGCCGGAGCGCCCAGCTGGCGGCCGATGAAAGTGATTAACCCGGGAGGGAGCCAGCAAAAACGTTAACCATCAGGGAAGCCTTAACTGGGGCTTCCCTGATTATTAGGCGGCTTGCAGCGCAAAGGAGGCTTTAAATTGGCTAAAGTGAAAGTTCCTTACGGGGAAGGGTACCAGGTCGGCGAACTGCCGCCGGGGTTGAAAGTGTACGAAATAGCCCCCCGGAACGTAGCCGGGGTAAATGATGCCGTCGCTGAAATACGCCGGGCTCTGGAAAACCCCATCGGCAACAGGGGAATAGAAGAACTGCGCGGGGCAAAAAAAGTAGTCATCGTCGTCAGCGACTTGACACGACCGGTACCCAACGCCGTGATTTTGCCGGTGCTGTTGGAAAAACTGAATGCCATAGGCATCAAGGATGAGCAGGTCACCGTTCTGGTTGGAGCCGGGCTGCACCGCCCGGCACCGCCGGAAGAATTTCCCCTAATCGTCGGTCCTGAAGTTGCGGCCCGGGTCAGGGTCATAAGCCATGACGCTCATGCCCCGGGTGTTTTACAGCCCGTCGGTGTTTCCTCCCGGGGAACGCCCATCTGGATCAACAAACACTACCTGGAGGCCGACGGCCGCATCCTCGTAGGGATGATTGATCCCCACCAGATCGTTGGCTACAGTGCCGGGGCCAAATCCCTGGTCATCGGCTGCGGCGGTGAGGCTACCATTCGCGCCAACCATGCCCACCTGGTGGAACCGGAGGCCGTTCTTGGGCGGGTAGAGGGCAACCCTGCCCGGGAGGATATTGATGAAATCGGCGGTCTGGTAGGTATCAACTTGATCGTTAACGTCATCCTGAACAATCGCAAAGAAATTGTTCGCGCTGTGGCCGGCCATTATCTGGAAGCCCACCGGGCCGGAGTGGCTGTGGCCCGAGAAGTATGCGAGGTTCCTGTTCCCGAAGTCGTTGATCTGGCCATTGTCTCCCCGGGCGGTTTTCCCAAGGACATCAACCTCTATCAAGCCCAGAAGGGACTTTATCACGCCACGCCGGTAGTAAAAGAGGGCGGGATCATCATCCTCTGCGCCGAATGCCGGGAAGGTGCGGGGGAAGAGCGCTTTGTCGCCGGGATGAAAGCCGGCGATACGCCCGAGGCGGTAATGGCCTCCTTCTGCAGCCGGGAGTTCGCCATGGGGTACCATAAAGCCTTTCTCTGGTGTCGTTCCCTGGTCCGCGCCAGGGTAATCCTGGTCGGCAGCGGGGTGGACGAGGAACTAGCGCAGGTAATGATGGTCCGCAAGGCGCCGGACCTCCAGGCGGCAATCGTTCTGGCGCTACAGGAGCTACCGCATGCCGGGGCGGTTGCTATTTTGCCCAAGGCCAATTCGACGATACCGGTATTGGTACGCAAATCTTAAGTGTGGCAGGGGGTGAGGAGCGATCCGGATATACCTGAACGGCAAGGAACTTCAAGTTGAACGGGGTACAACGGTGGCCGCCCTGCTCCAAAAGGAAGGGTTTCAGAACCCTGCCGCCACGGTGGCAGTTAACGACAGGGTGCTGCCGCGCCGGGAATGGCATTATCGCCTGGGCGAAGGCGACCGGGTAGAAATTATAATCCTCATGGATGGGGGTTAAAGAAGGAAAAGGTGCGCCGGCGGCGAATTAAGTCCAGGTATCTTTTTAGCGGTAAAGGAGAATCGCCATGCTTTTACCAGGGAACTTTGCGGCCGCCGGCATCGGCAGCCTGCCTTATCAGGAACCCGAGCCGGCCCTGGAACTCATTTTTAAGTATATGCCCCTTATACCCCACTGGCCCCAGTTGCCCCGGCGGGGCCATCAGGAGCACTTTGTTTACCAGAGCCTTTATCCCCTGGTCCGCCTGGGGTTAATAGATGATCGGCCGGGTGCAATGCCCGTCTTTACCGATGACGCCCCCGATTGGGCAGACAAACTTACGGCCTTTTACAGCCTTTACCTGGAAGCCGAGGCGGGCAGCGAGGAAGCCCTGGCTACCTTTGCTATTCCCCGGGAAGCTGGCTGCGGTTTTTATGCATTGATAGAATACCTCGAAGAAAAGGGTACCGGCAAAGCCCGCTATCTCAAAGGCCAGGTGGCGGGGCCGGTGAGCGCCGGCCTTTATTTGGGCAGCAGCTCCGGACGTAGCGCCTTTTACGACCCCCAGCTTAAGGACCTCATCGTGAAGACTACGGCCATGCAAGCCTGCTGGCAGGCCCGGGAACTGGGGCGTTTCGGGCTGCCGGTGCTGGTATTCGTCGATGATCCGGCCCTGGCCGCTTACGGTACCTCGACCCACGTGTCCCTGCAAAGAGAGGAACTGGTAGAAGCCCTGGCCGGGGTGGTAGCGGGCATCAGGGCAGGAGGCGGCTTCCCCGGCGCCCATTCTTGCAGCGGCGTAGAATGGCCCATCTTTTTCGAGGCCGGCTACCGGATTTTAAGCTTTGACGCCTACAGCTACTTTACCTCCCTTCAGGTTTTCGCCCCTCAGGTGGACGAATTTCTGGAAGATGGCGGCGTGCTGGCCTGGGGAATTGTACCCACCTCGGAGCAAGCCTGGCAGGAAACGCCGGCCGGCCTCGCCGCCAGGCTGAAAGATGCCGTTGAAGAGCTCGTTTTACGGGGTGTGGATAGAGGGCGCCTTTACCGCCAAGCCCTGGTGACACCCGCCTGTGGCACCGGCGTGCTCGATGTGCCCCTGGGTGAGCATATTTATAAATTGACGGCCGAGCTGGCGGAGCTTATGGGCCGGGAAACGGAACCTTCAGGCGAATAAGGGAGCAGAAAGGCAAATGATACAAGAAGGGGACGAAAAAACGTTCTATAACCTTAAAACCCTCAGTTTTAGAGGGTTTTTCTTTTTTAATGGCAGGAATTTTTATCCTAGCGGCGAATAATTATGTTGTGGTGTAAAGTGGTGTAATGTGGCGTGAAGTGGTAGGAAAGTGGGATGCCGCCCGTGTTCATGGGGGAGTTCCAGCACACCATCGATGATAAGGGAAGGCTGATTATCCCGGCGCGCTTCCGGGAGGGCCTGGGCGATAAATTTGTAATCACCAAGGGTCTGGACAACTGCCTTTTCGTCTATCCCATGAGCGGCTGGGCGGAAATGGAACAGAAACTGCGCAGCCTGCCCTTTACGCGGTCCGATGCCCGTGCCTTTGTCCGCTTTTTCTTTTCCGGGGCTACGGAATGTGAGCTTGACCGCCAGGGGAGAATACTGCTGCCGGCCAATTTAAGGGAATACGCCCGTCTGGAAAGGGAAGTGGTCATTGTGGGCGTGGCCTCGCGGGTGGAAATCTGGAGCCGGGCCCTGTGGGAGCAGTACTGCCAGGAAACGGCGGCCCAGTACGAGGCCCTGGCCGAAAAAATCGTCGACTTTGACATTTAGGGGTGGCTGCTTTGCCCTACGCTCACCAACCGGTGCTGTTGGCGGAAGTCGTCAGGTACCTTGAGCCGCAGCCCGGGGAGATTTTTGTCGATGCTACCGTCGGCGGCGGCGGGCACAGCTTCGCCATCGTTCCTCACCTGCTGCCCGGCGGACGTTTGTTAGGGCTGGACCGCGACGCCGAGGCCGTACAGGCGGCAAAGGAGCGGCTGGCGCCCTTCGGCGAGGCGGTAGAAATAATCGAAGGGAATTTTAAAGACCTGGATGTAATTCTGGCTTCCAGGGGTATTGGGGGAGTAGACGGCCTTCTCCTGGATCTGGGGGTGTCTTCCTATCAGCTGGACAACCCCGAACGGGGCTTCAGCTATCAGCACGAAGCCCCCCTGGATATGCGTATGGGGCG belongs to Moorella humiferrea and includes:
- a CDS encoding B12-binding domain-containing radical SAM protein — protein: MKIALIAPAWHDPLWESEKEKSIFPPLNLITLAALTPPRHEVTILDESLTDIDYNAKYDLVGISAMTALAPRAYEIADAFRAKGTTVVLGGMHPSALPEEASAHADAVVVGEAEGLWQQLLSDLEDGKLKPVYRPEERPSLEHMVHPRRDLLNRDRYLVPDTVQTTRGCPFACSFCTVSRFFGKSFRFRPVEDVIQEVAELEGEVIAFIDDNIVGHPGYARRLFTELARLPRKIKWFSQGSLNIARDEDLLRLAAASGCIGLFIGFESLSPGNLKAVGKAVNRVEEYREAIKRIHDHGIAIEGAFVFGLDEDDESVFEQTVKFAQENRLEAAQFGILTPFPGTPLRETMEREGRITCNDWREYTISKVVFEPKNMSARTLQEGFNWAWQEFYSLGSISRRLGLVKKHAPILWALNLNIRKRFYHFLERIRTGNFTLPRPSLAK
- a CDS encoding ROK family protein, coding for MCLLGIDLGGTTIKAGLVDLEGQLLVKAQVPTGAGDGAAAVLGRIGALTDELCRRLGITRKDLKGIGIGVPGSVEGEKGLVRLAPNLFWRDFPLGEELSARLGLPVAVDNDAHVAALGEMWRGAGRGLQSLLMITVGTGIGSALIINGYVWRGFFGYGAEMGHVKMLPDGPLCHCGGRGCLETLASATAMVRRFREYLAAGRISRLQDAPGLGAREILAAAAGGDELCLQVVDEAASFLGRALANAALIVGPEAVIIGGGPVQAGEVFLAPVRSYLTEALGAWQIRPLPVVAAGLRNDAGIIGAARLALQLT
- a CDS encoding tripartite tricarboxylate transporter substrate binding protein, with protein sequence MFKKSRRLLAGMVLLTAGILFMVTGCGKSQTQKTADKYPEKPITYLITFDPGGQSDREARRQQPLLEKILGQKIIIDYKVGGGGAVGWSELARSKPDGYTIAGFNLPHIILQPMQQETGYKTEQIVPVALFQSTPLGLAVLKDSPYKTLEDFLNAAKQKPGEISIGGSGTFSGHQMATLRLEKMTGTKFKYVPFTGSAPQMTAFLGGHVDAVFANSDDLVKQKDKIRVLAFASNERFEAFSDAPTFKEKGIDLVETIDRGVAVPPGTPDNVIKKLEAAFLEIAKNPDIQAQMKKEGFVPIAMGHDECKAYIEKMTGIYKEIVAGLKTN
- a CDS encoding tripartite tricarboxylate transporter TctB family protein translates to MRTLRTADMVSGVLLAAMGLLSVLASLKIKGVTGEHLHPRTLPYLLSLVVLITGIILFFNAWRYRGEERIVDWPDREGWKRIAVSLIGIIVYMLLIEPLGFTLSSFLFLFFLIWYLGRYNVLLIILLALATSVVIYFLFIQFLGLTFPVGPLGW
- a CDS encoding tripartite tricarboxylate transporter permease; amino-acid sequence: MNILYAFLGSIVGTLVGVLPGIGPTSAIAILLPLTTILPPIPAIIMMAAIYYGAMYGGSTTAIVVNIPGEASSVPTAMDGYQLARQGRGGPALGIAAISSFVAGTLSLVGLTFFAPLLANVALAFGPPEYFALMFMALSLVISLSGKALLKGLIATALGLLVAMIGLDPLTGEARLTFGSVSLMAGINFISVIIGLFAIGEVLVNIERAVAAIYENKIRDWLPTLEDLKHSWGAMWRSSIIGFFLGLLPGCSPAVTTFIAYDAEKKISKRSHLFGHGAIEGVAAAEGANNATCSGGFVPLFSFGIPSGPALAVLLGGFMMYGLQPGPMLFKENPDLVWTVIASMYLGNLILLILNLPLVGLWARIALIPFPILGPMIILFSVIGAYSVRFLMFDVWVALLFGILGYLMRKLGFPLAPMVLATVLAQMLETSLKQSLVLSSGSPLIFFTRPIAAAFMFLAIIMIVWGLWLQFSGRSAQLAADESD
- the larA gene encoding nickel-dependent lactate racemase — its product is MKVPYGEGYQVGELPPGLKVYEIAPRNVAGVNDAVAEIRRALENPIGNRGIEELRGAKKVVIVVSDLTRPVPNAVILPVLLEKLNAIGIKDEQVTVLVGAGLHRPAPPEEFPLIVGPEVAARVRVISHDAHAPGVLQPVGVSSRGTPIWINKHYLEADGRILVGMIDPHQIVGYSAGAKSLVIGCGGEATIRANHAHLVEPEAVLGRVEGNPAREDIDEIGGLVGINLIVNVILNNRKEIVRAVAGHYLEAHRAGVAVAREVCEVPVPEVVDLAIVSPGGFPKDINLYQAQKGLYHATPVVKEGGIIILCAECREGAGEERFVAGMKAGDTPEAVMASFCSREFAMGYHKAFLWCRSLVRARVILVGSGVDEELAQVMMVRKAPDLQAAIVLALQELPHAGAVAILPKANSTIPVLVRKS
- the thiS gene encoding sulfur carrier protein ThiS, translated to MAALLQKEGFQNPAATVAVNDRVLPRREWHYRLGEGDRVEIIILMDGG
- the mraZ gene encoding division/cell wall cluster transcriptional repressor MraZ, which gives rise to MFMGEFQHTIDDKGRLIIPARFREGLGDKFVITKGLDNCLFVYPMSGWAEMEQKLRSLPFTRSDARAFVRFFFSGATECELDRQGRILLPANLREYARLEREVVIVGVASRVEIWSRALWEQYCQETAAQYEALAEKIVDFDI